A window of the Bacillota bacterium genome harbors these coding sequences:
- a CDS encoding lactate utilization protein, with protein MTGWRREKCRSGYCTLWKCWLIPSLAPGRRGIVMDGNKLEQLFAKFKEQAEAISARVYRVHDSSAAGRQLKNIIKELNIKKIAAAKSELVSDCLKAIKSQDVVVHTSDLRQHSEDAELGLSEMDMAIAETGTLAQDSTALDQRLVSTLPPVHVALVRIDRQVDKFVDAVDYFNEQDLLPGYIAFISGPSRTADIERVLTIGVHGPEQLYIIFVDQAGGETCE; from the coding sequence ATGACGGGCTGGCGCAGAGAGAAATGCCGCAGCGGGTACTGCACACTGTGGAAATGCTGGCTCATTCCATCACTGGCGCCCGGGAGGAGGGGAATTGTAATGGACGGCAATAAACTGGAGCAATTATTCGCCAAGTTTAAAGAACAGGCAGAAGCCATTTCTGCTCGGGTATACCGTGTTCATGATTCCTCCGCTGCCGGCAGGCAGCTGAAAAATATTATAAAAGAATTGAATATAAAGAAAATTGCCGCCGCTAAATCGGAGTTGGTATCCGATTGTTTGAAAGCAATTAAATCTCAAGATGTTGTAGTGCATACCAGTGACTTGAGGCAGCACTCAGAGGATGCTGAACTGGGTCTTTCGGAAATGGATATGGCAATAGCGGAAACAGGTACCCTGGCCCAGGACAGCACAGCCCTGGACCAGCGCCTGGTATCTACTTTACCCCCGGTACATGTGGCACTGGTACGTATTGACCGGCAGGTGGATAAGTTTGTCGATGCAGTTGATTACTTTAATGAGCAGGATCTTTTGCCGGGTTATATTGCCTTTATTTCCGGCCCCAGCCGGACGGCGGATATTGAAAGGGTGCTGACCATCGGGGTACACGGTCCGGAGCAGCTGTACATTATCTTTGTAGATCAGGCCGGGGGTGAGACCTGTGAGTGA
- a CDS encoding peptide chain release factor 3, with amino-acid sequence MNQVELLSEAKRRRTFAIISHPDAGKTTLTEKLLLYGGAVRLAGNVKSRKSKQYAMSDWMELEQKRGISVTSSVLQFEYHQLKINILDTPGHQDFSEDTYRTLMAADSVVMLIDAAKGVEEQTKKLFRVCRDRGIPIFTFINKMDRHGREPLDLLDEIEKTFHIKSFPMNWPVGRGSEFTGIYDRQSAQIELFTGNRQGRTVVPTKVGNLSDSDIAGALPEPVYDQLKEDIELLDLAGDHFDLKLIARGELTPVYFGSALTNFGVRSFLDSFIELAPPPREKTTGKGTISPENEEFSGFVFKIQANMNPAHRDRVAFVRICSGSFTRGMLVKHVPTGKTLRLSQSRQFMAQSTATVDEAYPGDIVGIFDPGIFRIGDTLTEKSSFDFEAFPLFQPEMFARVHLRDVMKRKQFMKGMNQLAEEGAIQKFQLPDIGLESPVIGAVGVLQFEVLEHRLTHEYGLDIYLEQLPYSVARWVTGQDLNPKSLKGRGNLVVQDDEGNYVVLFRNEWALNWDAKNNTKVKYLEHPPREELRRERLR; translated from the coding sequence ATGAATCAAGTAGAACTACTCAGCGAGGCTAAGAGACGAAGGACATTTGCCATTATTTCGCACCCGGATGCCGGTAAAACCACATTAACGGAAAAATTATTGTTGTACGGAGGGGCTGTACGCCTGGCGGGCAATGTAAAATCCCGCAAATCAAAACAATATGCCATGTCTGATTGGATGGAGTTGGAACAGAAAAGAGGTATTTCGGTAACCTCAAGTGTTTTACAGTTCGAGTACCACCAATTGAAAATAAACATACTGGATACTCCGGGACACCAGGATTTCAGTGAAGATACCTACCGTACGCTAATGGCTGCCGACAGTGTGGTTATGTTGATTGATGCAGCCAAAGGGGTGGAGGAGCAAACAAAAAAGTTATTCCGGGTGTGCAGGGACCGGGGCATACCTATCTTTACCTTTATTAACAAGATGGACAGGCATGGAAGAGAACCTTTGGACCTGTTGGACGAAATAGAGAAAACGTTTCATATAAAATCCTTTCCCATGAATTGGCCGGTGGGCAGGGGAAGTGAATTCACCGGCATCTATGACCGGCAATCTGCCCAAATAGAACTTTTTACCGGCAACAGGCAGGGCCGGACTGTAGTTCCCACCAAGGTGGGTAACTTGTCTGATTCGGATATTGCCGGTGCACTGCCCGAACCGGTATACGACCAGTTAAAGGAAGATATAGAACTACTGGACTTAGCCGGAGACCATTTTGATTTAAAATTAATCGCTCGAGGGGAATTAACACCGGTTTATTTCGGCAGTGCCTTGACCAATTTTGGGGTTCGTTCTTTTCTGGACTCATTCATTGAACTGGCTCCGCCACCGCGCGAAAAAACAACGGGGAAAGGTACCATAAGCCCCGAAAATGAAGAATTTTCAGGGTTTGTCTTCAAAATTCAGGCCAATATGAATCCTGCCCACCGGGATAGAGTTGCCTTTGTTCGCATTTGCTCGGGCAGTTTCACTCGGGGGATGCTCGTAAAGCATGTTCCCACCGGCAAAACCCTACGTTTATCACAATCCAGGCAGTTTATGGCCCAGAGTACAGCTACTGTAGATGAAGCATATCCCGGGGACATCGTGGGTATTTTTGATCCGGGTATATTTCGCATCGGCGATACACTAACGGAAAAAAGCAGCTTTGACTTCGAGGCCTTTCCGCTCTTCCAGCCGGAGATGTTCGCCAGGGTACACCTACGGGATGTTATGAAAAGAAAGCAGTTCATGAAAGGGATGAACCAGCTGGCTGAAGAAGGGGCTATACAAAAGTTTCAGCTGCCGGATATTGGCCTGGAGTCCCCGGTAATAGGGGCGGTGGGGGTGCTTCAGTTTGAAGTGCTGGAACACAGGTTGACCCATGAATATGGCCTGGATATATATCTTGAGCAACTTCCTTACAGTGTTGCACGGTGGGTCACGGGACAAGATTTGAATCCAAAATCGCTCAAGGGCAGGGGAAACCTGGTGGTACAAGACGATGAAGGTAATTATGTGGTATTATTCAGAAACGAATGGGCTCTAAACTGGGATGCCAAAAATAATACTAAAGTAAAATACCTTGAACATCCTCCTCGGGAAGAATTGAGAAGGGAAAGGCTTAGGTGA
- a CDS encoding alpha-hydroxy-acid oxidizing protein produces MDLNQIRDQAREKLKGYCRVCPVCDGRACSGEVPGMGGSGTGSAFRVNLEALQGYSLNMRTLHNAKNPVTDCELFGVSLKTPVLAAPMTGTSYNMGGAISERDFIGMIMSGSKAAGSMGFSGDGADPAMYDSGLEAVAVENGWGIPVIKPREQEEVIERIRRAESAGAVAVGMDIDGAGLVTMALKGQPVGPKTRTELEEIIASTKLPFIVKGIMTLDEAVTCAEAGAAAIVISNHGGRILDYTPGAADVLPEIASEVKGKVTIFADGGVRTGVDVIKLLALGADAVLVGRPLVVGAFGGGVEGVQFFIEKMTAELSQAMILTGCASLHDITDQIVY; encoded by the coding sequence ATGGATCTTAACCAGATTCGTGATCAAGCACGAGAAAAACTTAAAGGTTATTGCAGGGTCTGTCCTGTTTGTGACGGGCGGGCCTGTTCAGGGGAAGTGCCCGGCATGGGCGGTTCGGGAACGGGAAGTGCTTTTCGGGTTAACTTAGAGGCTCTACAAGGTTATAGCCTTAACATGCGCACTCTGCATAATGCTAAAAACCCGGTTACGGATTGTGAATTATTCGGCGTTTCCTTAAAAACTCCGGTTTTGGCCGCCCCCATGACCGGCACCTCTTACAATATGGGAGGGGCCATATCTGAGCGTGATTTTATCGGCATGATTATGTCCGGCAGTAAGGCTGCCGGAAGTATGGGCTTTTCCGGTGACGGAGCCGACCCGGCCATGTATGATTCCGGTTTGGAAGCAGTGGCAGTGGAAAATGGATGGGGAATACCGGTAATCAAACCCCGGGAACAAGAAGAAGTGATAGAAAGGATACGCCGGGCGGAATCAGCCGGTGCGGTAGCCGTAGGTATGGATATTGACGGCGCCGGATTGGTAACCATGGCTCTGAAAGGACAGCCTGTTGGTCCCAAAACACGCACTGAATTGGAGGAAATCATTGCTTCTACCAAACTTCCCTTTATTGTTAAGGGTATAATGACCCTTGATGAGGCTGTAACGTGTGCTGAAGCCGGTGCAGCGGCCATTGTGATTTCCAACCACGGAGGGCGTATCCTTGATTATACCCCGGGTGCGGCGGATGTACTGCCGGAAATCGCTTCTGAGGTTAAAGGGAAAGTAACTATCTTTGCAGACGGCGGAGTTAGGACAGGGGTTGACGTTATTAAACTTTTAGCTTTAGGTGCTGACGCTGTTCTCGTGGGACGCCCATTGGTTGTGGGAGCGTTTGGAGGCGGCGTAGAAGGAGTTCAGTTTTTCATTGAGAAAATGACAGCAGAACTGAGCCAGGCCATGATCCTTACCGGCTGTGCTTCGTTGCATGACATTACTGATCAAATAGTTTACTAA
- a CDS encoding ribonuclease J translates to MVRTRKNSLALMPLGGIAEIGKNMLAMECNNDIIVIDSGLKFPTEELPGVDLVIPDIGYLKNNLQKIKGIILTHGHEDHVGALPFVLNEINVPVYGTSLTVGIAGRKLLDRDSRSKGKINEFSLNVITPADKLKLGCFKINFFRVNHSIPDGVGLAIETPAGLVVHSGDFKIDQTPIDGHVMELGKLAQWGERGVLLFLCDTTNADREGYTPSEKVVGETLLHYFAQAKQRIIVTTFASNVHRIQQIVNAAVLFNRKIALAGRSMINVVEVATDLGYLHIPDHTLIEINEANKLPGEDVVIITTGSQGEPMAALTKMAQQSHRQVVIKPGDTVIISANPIPGNQKLVARTIDNLFRIGAQVVYKVDGTVHVSGHAAQEEIKTLVNILKPKYFMPFHGEYRHKIKFAQLVEAMGIPKSNVIFAECGDRWEFNKQQASLNGKVTHGDIMVDGLGVGDVGNIVLHDRQSLSTEGIIVVVMVIDKKYGTLLAGPDIISRGFVYMRESTELLDEAKKRITKELNDLPSARLKEWSTVKGIIIRSLSSFLYKHIGRRPVILPVITECVPVTDHPWPL, encoded by the coding sequence ATGGTTAGAACGAGAAAAAACTCGCTGGCATTGATGCCGCTGGGCGGTATTGCGGAAATAGGCAAGAATATGCTGGCTATGGAATGTAATAACGATATTATTGTAATCGACTCGGGACTAAAATTTCCTACGGAAGAATTGCCCGGTGTCGACTTGGTGATTCCTGACATCGGTTATTTAAAAAATAATCTGCAAAAAATAAAGGGTATTATTCTTACCCACGGGCATGAAGATCATGTGGGCGCTTTACCATTTGTTTTAAATGAAATTAATGTTCCCGTATACGGCACTTCTTTAACGGTGGGGATTGCCGGTAGGAAGTTATTGGACCGGGATAGTCGAAGTAAAGGTAAGATTAATGAATTTTCTTTAAATGTTATCACGCCTGCGGATAAACTGAAACTAGGATGCTTTAAGATAAATTTCTTCCGAGTTAACCACAGCATTCCCGATGGCGTGGGGCTAGCTATAGAAACCCCTGCCGGGCTGGTTGTCCATTCCGGGGATTTTAAGATTGATCAAACTCCCATTGACGGTCATGTAATGGAACTGGGGAAGTTGGCCCAGTGGGGGGAGCGGGGAGTTCTCCTTTTTCTTTGCGATACCACCAATGCCGACAGAGAAGGATATACCCCTTCTGAAAAAGTGGTGGGTGAAACGCTTCTGCACTATTTTGCGCAGGCTAAACAACGTATAATTGTTACTACCTTTGCTTCCAACGTTCACCGTATACAGCAAATTGTTAACGCCGCTGTACTGTTTAACCGCAAGATAGCCCTTGCCGGCCGGAGTATGATTAACGTGGTTGAGGTCGCTACTGATTTGGGTTATCTACATATCCCTGACCATACCCTTATCGAAATTAATGAGGCCAATAAACTGCCGGGTGAGGATGTTGTAATTATTACCACCGGTAGCCAGGGTGAACCAATGGCGGCTTTAACCAAGATGGCTCAACAATCACACCGGCAGGTGGTAATAAAGCCCGGTGATACTGTAATCATTTCCGCCAATCCCATTCCAGGGAACCAAAAATTAGTAGCCCGGACCATTGATAACCTTTTCCGTATTGGTGCACAAGTGGTATACAAGGTAGATGGTACAGTGCACGTTTCAGGACATGCTGCTCAAGAAGAGATTAAAACTCTGGTTAACATTTTAAAGCCCAAGTATTTTATGCCGTTCCATGGTGAATACAGGCATAAAATTAAATTTGCACAGCTGGTTGAGGCGATGGGTATTCCCAAAAGTAATGTTATCTTTGCTGAGTGCGGTGACCGGTGGGAATTTAATAAGCAGCAGGCCAGTTTAAATGGTAAGGTAACTCACGGGGACATTATGGTCGACGGGTTGGGCGTGGGTGATGTAGGCAATATAGTTCTACATGACCGCCAGAGTCTATCCACTGAGGGCATCATTGTGGTGGTAATGGTAATTGATAAAAAATATGGTACGCTTCTTGCCGGACCGGACATTATTTCCAGGGGATTTGTTTATATGCGGGAAAGCACTGAATTGTTGGATGAAGCTAAAAAACGTATTACCAAAGAGTTGAATGATTTGCCTTCAGCCCGACTTAAAGAATGGTCAACTGTCAAAGGTATTATCATAAGGTCATTGTCCTCTTTTCTTTATAAACATATTGGGCGCAGGCCGGTTATTTTACCTGTCATAACGGAGTGCGTTCCCGTCACTGATCACCCATGGCCTTTATAG
- a CDS encoding FAD-binding protein, translating into MLQKEIINELVKIIGKENVITGREDLLCYSYDATPDVPDPLPDVVVTPSNTGQVSQLVKIARRFKVPLYPRGSGTNLSGGTVPLKGGIVLSLLKMADIVEVDAENLTATTQPGVIIQDLNNAVAPHGLLYPPDPGTVATATMGGSVAECSGGLRGLKYGVTKHYVMGLEVVLADGQVARFGGKTVKNVTALDMVKLFTGSEGTLGIITEIIVRLIPAPESRKTMFAAFNDLSDAGNAVISIVKNKVIPATLEIMDQVTIKTVENFSKIGLPTDARAILLIEVDGIPEVVEREADTVLEVIKNNNGKVQMARDDKERDGLWAARRTALPALAQVKPTTVLEDATVPRSKITEMLLALEEIARKYNLQIGTFGHAGDGNLHPTILTDERDKEEMERVHAAVKEIFEKALALGGTLSGEHGIGMAKSGFLEWELGAGGVGVLHKIKNALDPEGILNPGKMGFNGGTGHE; encoded by the coding sequence GTGTTGCAAAAGGAGATAATTAACGAACTGGTTAAAATAATAGGTAAGGAAAATGTAATCACAGGCCGGGAGGATTTACTTTGTTATTCTTATGATGCCACCCCCGATGTGCCTGACCCGCTTCCTGATGTAGTGGTTACGCCTTCAAATACCGGGCAGGTATCGCAGTTAGTAAAAATCGCCCGGCGGTTCAAAGTCCCTCTCTACCCCAGGGGTTCAGGTACCAACTTAAGCGGAGGTACGGTGCCGCTTAAGGGTGGTATAGTACTGTCGTTACTAAAAATGGCAGATATTGTGGAAGTGGATGCGGAAAATTTAACAGCCACCACACAGCCCGGGGTAATTATACAAGATTTAAATAACGCTGTAGCACCGCACGGGCTTTTGTATCCCCCTGATCCCGGTACCGTGGCCACAGCCACCATGGGCGGCAGTGTAGCTGAGTGTTCAGGCGGGTTGCGGGGATTGAAATACGGGGTAACCAAGCACTATGTGATGGGGCTTGAAGTGGTACTGGCGGACGGGCAGGTGGCCCGTTTCGGAGGTAAGACCGTAAAAAATGTTACCGCCCTGGACATGGTGAAACTTTTTACCGGCTCCGAGGGGACATTAGGTATTATTACAGAAATAATTGTGCGTTTAATCCCGGCTCCGGAATCCCGCAAGACAATGTTTGCAGCCTTTAACGATCTGTCCGATGCCGGTAATGCAGTTATATCCATCGTTAAGAATAAAGTAATTCCGGCCACGCTGGAGATAATGGATCAAGTTACCATAAAAACCGTGGAAAATTTCTCTAAAATAGGACTTCCCACAGATGCCAGAGCCATTTTGCTTATAGAAGTGGATGGGATTCCGGAAGTGGTAGAGCGGGAAGCGGATACGGTCTTAGAAGTAATTAAGAATAATAACGGTAAGGTACAGATGGCACGAGACGACAAAGAGCGGGACGGCCTTTGGGCGGCCCGCCGGACTGCACTGCCGGCTCTGGCCCAGGTTAAGCCCACTACAGTCTTGGAGGACGCTACCGTGCCGCGCAGCAAAATAACCGAGATGTTGTTGGCGTTGGAGGAAATTGCCCGGAAATATAATTTGCAGATCGGTACCTTCGGGCACGCCGGAGACGGTAACCTGCACCCCACCATCCTTACCGACGAGCGGGATAAAGAGGAAATGGAAAGGGTCCACGCCGCGGTAAAGGAAATATTTGAAAAAGCCCTGGCCCTGGGCGGTACGCTGAGCGGTGAGCATGGCATAGGCATGGCCAAATCCGGTTTCCTGGAATGGGAACTGGGTGCCGGTGGTGTGGGCGTGCTGCATAAGATTAAAAATGCCCTGGACCCGGAAGGAATTTTAAACCCCGGTAAGATGGGTTTTAACGGGGGGACCGGGCATGAGTAA
- a CDS encoding L-lactate permease, translating into MGIVGLAVVAFIPILFTVVMMTVFSWPAKRVMPFAWGIAVVVALTVWGMELIRVVASTVYGFLSAFNILIIIFGAILILNTLKKSGAMSTINRGFYGITPDRRIQAIIIGWMFGSFIEGAAGFGTPAALAGPLMVGLGFPPLAAAMVALIFDSTAVSFGAVGTPVIGGVGAVMKATVVERLGEGAYIPFLKSVGFWSALPHAIVGTFIPLLAICMLTAFFGPSEKRSIKYGLAAAPFAIFAGLCFTVPYMLTATLLGPEFPALVGALIGLPIVLLAASKGFLVPKDQWEFPTKDKWEGNWKGMVETGSDEESNMPLWLAWTPYVLIAVVLVVTRIPEFGLKTWLAAQVIAWDNILGSGINYSLKYLYLPGTIPFVLVAIITIFLHRMPGEKVKEAWGATLKQIVSPAIALFFAVAMVQVMVNSSTNVKDIDGMMLTMSKATAMVVGGAWPLVSPFVGVLGAFMSGSNTVSNILFSQFQFGVAGQLGHPGVVTLAMQNIGGAVGNMVCVHNVVAACATVGLTGVEGIIIRRNLIPMFVYGLAVGIVGLVIIYGGFAAGILL; encoded by the coding sequence ATGGGAATTGTAGGACTGGCGGTAGTTGCTTTCATACCTATATTATTTACCGTAGTTATGATGACAGTTTTTTCGTGGCCGGCAAAAAGGGTGATGCCCTTTGCATGGGGTATAGCAGTAGTGGTTGCTTTAACTGTGTGGGGCATGGAGTTAATACGCGTAGTTGCTTCCACTGTCTATGGATTTTTGTCAGCGTTTAATATTTTAATTATTATCTTTGGTGCCATTCTTATTTTAAATACTCTGAAGAAAAGTGGGGCCATGTCCACCATTAACCGGGGCTTTTACGGCATTACGCCGGACCGCAGAATCCAGGCCATCATTATTGGCTGGATGTTCGGTTCCTTCATTGAAGGAGCGGCCGGGTTCGGTACGCCGGCTGCACTGGCCGGCCCGTTAATGGTGGGGCTGGGCTTTCCTCCCCTGGCTGCTGCTATGGTGGCTCTTATATTTGACAGTACTGCTGTAAGTTTCGGGGCAGTGGGCACGCCGGTTATAGGCGGTGTAGGGGCTGTGATGAAAGCCACTGTGGTAGAGAGGTTAGGAGAAGGAGCTTATATTCCCTTCCTGAAATCAGTCGGTTTTTGGAGTGCGCTGCCTCACGCTATTGTGGGTACTTTTATTCCCCTGTTGGCCATTTGCATGTTAACGGCTTTCTTTGGCCCCAGCGAAAAGCGTTCTATTAAATACGGCTTAGCAGCGGCGCCCTTTGCTATCTTTGCGGGGCTTTGCTTTACTGTCCCCTACATGTTGACCGCCACCCTGTTAGGCCCGGAGTTTCCTGCCCTGGTAGGTGCTCTAATCGGGCTGCCTATTGTTTTGTTGGCCGCGTCTAAAGGGTTCCTGGTGCCCAAAGATCAATGGGAATTTCCTACAAAAGATAAATGGGAAGGAAACTGGAAGGGCATGGTGGAAACAGGTTCAGATGAGGAAAGCAATATGCCGCTTTGGCTGGCCTGGACACCTTATGTTTTAATTGCTGTGGTCCTTGTGGTAACGAGGATTCCCGAATTTGGTTTGAAGACATGGTTAGCCGCTCAGGTTATAGCGTGGGACAATATACTGGGGTCGGGCATTAATTATTCACTTAAATATTTATATCTTCCCGGCACCATACCCTTTGTTTTGGTGGCCATAATCACCATCTTCCTGCACCGCATGCCTGGTGAAAAAGTAAAAGAAGCCTGGGGTGCCACTCTGAAGCAAATAGTGAGCCCTGCCATTGCATTGTTTTTTGCCGTGGCCATGGTTCAGGTGATGGTTAATTCTTCGACAAATGTTAAGGACATTGACGGCATGATGCTCACCATGTCCAAGGCGACAGCCATGGTAGTGGGCGGCGCGTGGCCCCTGGTGTCTCCCTTTGTGGGTGTTTTGGGAGCCTTTATGTCCGGTTCAAATACTGTTTCCAATATTCTTTTCTCCCAGTTTCAGTTCGGTGTGGCAGGACAGTTGGGACACCCCGGAGTGGTTACTCTGGCCATGCAAAATATAGGCGGTGCAGTGGGCAATATGGTTTGTGTGCATAATGTTGTTGCTGCGTGTGCTACGGTAGGACTTACCGGTGTTGAGGGAATCATTATCCGCAGGAACCTTATTCCCATGTTTGTTTACGGATTAGCCGTGGGCATTGTGGGACTGGTTATTATATACGGCGGTTTTGCCGCGGGTATTTTGTTATAA
- a CDS encoding class I SAM-dependent methyltransferase, with the protein MAMTGKETRRVYDAWSNDYDHYISEEEKNKKEALYYAGLFKEHGAKKVLDAACGTGRHAIYLAQQGLDVAGFDISEGMLDIARERAGDNNLDIDFCQASFTELTEKFGPASFDGFVCAGGGVAHMIDDKEFEQGLKAIYDLLKPGGLAVFENRDYDIFKEDKLNFGPLTVAQENGSKVMYLRLLDYEDKSVRYNLLTIREQEDNPTYDVLTFELRLNITSELEEILPRIGFSQVEARRRFKMTGDTDNLGEKDLVFAVK; encoded by the coding sequence GTGGCAATGACAGGTAAAGAGACACGTCGCGTCTATGACGCTTGGAGTAATGATTATGATCATTACATTTCGGAAGAAGAGAAAAACAAAAAGGAAGCCCTTTATTATGCAGGCTTGTTCAAAGAACACGGAGCGAAAAAGGTGTTAGATGCTGCATGCGGCACCGGTCGTCATGCAATTTATCTTGCACAGCAAGGGTTAGATGTTGCGGGTTTTGATATCAGTGAAGGTATGCTGGATATTGCACGCGAGCGCGCCGGCGATAATAATCTGGACATCGATTTTTGCCAGGCCTCTTTTACGGAGCTTACAGAAAAATTCGGGCCGGCATCTTTTGACGGATTTGTATGCGCAGGTGGTGGGGTGGCCCACATGATCGACGATAAAGAATTTGAACAGGGTTTAAAAGCAATATATGATTTATTAAAGCCCGGTGGTCTGGCCGTCTTTGAAAACCGCGATTATGATATTTTCAAGGAAGATAAACTAAATTTCGGTCCTCTTACGGTGGCACAGGAAAATGGCAGTAAGGTGATGTATCTGAGGCTGCTGGACTACGAAGATAAATCGGTTCGCTATAACTTGCTTACAATCAGAGAGCAGGAGGATAATCCTACATACGATGTATTGACCTTTGAGCTGCGCTTGAACATAACCAGTGAGCTGGAGGAGATATTGCCCCGTATAGGTTTTTCCCAGGTGGAAGCTCGCAGGCGCTTTAAAATGACAGGAGACACTGATAATTTGGGGGAAAAGGATTTAGTTTTTGCAGTTAAGTAG
- a CDS encoding (Fe-S)-binding protein, producing MSNRLKSIEHEIIKCMKCGNCQAVCPLYKETRAENAVARGKVQLAAAVLSGKLDYTAELAHRFDLCLTCMACVSNCPCGVRVDRVVLEARAALAEKRGLSFPHRVAAAGLARPALMQKGMKAAGIAQSFFFKRGERGMIPRFPVGLDLKRVLPVLAKKDLKEQLPEKNAVENPVMRVALFAGCVTNYVYPGVGLALVEVLNRHGVEVVLPKQQHCCGAPLLIHGIKDTAKEMAVSHVHMFDAAGVDAVVTVCGTCGEAFRHHYPEFLSGQAKDAGKALSLAGRTYDIAEFLTDVVPLDHTLLGPLDTHFTYHEPCHVGRGLGAAGKAEKLLKAIPRATYSPMQDPGGCCGGAGSFSFEHYKLASQVLDRKLRDISGTDAGVVVTGCGSCRIQLNDGLAQREMPQRVLHTVEMLAHSITGAREEGNCNGRQ from the coding sequence ATGAGTAACCGGCTTAAATCCATTGAACATGAAATTATAAAATGTATGAAATGCGGCAACTGCCAGGCGGTCTGCCCTCTGTACAAAGAAACAAGAGCCGAGAATGCGGTGGCCCGGGGGAAAGTGCAGCTGGCGGCAGCAGTCCTTAGCGGCAAACTGGACTATACAGCTGAGCTGGCCCACCGTTTTGACCTGTGCCTTACCTGTATGGCCTGTGTGAGCAACTGTCCTTGCGGGGTCAGGGTGGATAGGGTTGTACTGGAGGCCCGTGCCGCGCTGGCGGAAAAAAGAGGCCTGTCGTTTCCCCACCGGGTTGCCGCGGCCGGTCTGGCCCGCCCGGCTCTGATGCAAAAGGGTATGAAAGCGGCGGGTATTGCCCAGAGCTTTTTCTTTAAGCGCGGGGAGAGAGGGATGATCCCGCGGTTTCCTGTGGGGCTGGATTTGAAAAGGGTGCTTCCTGTCCTGGCCAAGAAGGATCTCAAGGAGCAGTTACCGGAAAAAAATGCGGTGGAAAACCCTGTTATGCGGGTTGCCCTTTTCGCCGGCTGTGTTACCAATTATGTATATCCCGGCGTAGGCCTGGCACTTGTGGAAGTGTTAAACAGGCACGGAGTTGAAGTGGTTTTACCCAAGCAGCAGCATTGTTGTGGAGCCCCTCTATTGATTCACGGGATAAAGGATACTGCTAAAGAAATGGCGGTATCGCACGTGCATATGTTTGATGCTGCCGGGGTGGATGCGGTGGTTACTGTTTGCGGTACCTGCGGCGAGGCCTTCCGGCATCATTATCCGGAGTTTTTATCCGGCCAGGCAAAGGATGCCGGTAAAGCACTGTCCTTGGCCGGCCGTACCTATGACATTGCGGAATTCTTAACTGATGTAGTTCCGTTGGATCATACATTATTAGGTCCACTGGACACTCATTTCACTTATCATGAACCGTGCCATGTGGGACGAGGATTAGGGGCGGCAGGAAAGGCCGAAAAGTTGTTGAAAGCCATCCCCCGTGCCACGTATAGCCCCATGCAAGACCCGGGGGGCTGTTGCGGTGGGGCAGGCTCTTTTAGTTTTGAACATTATAAGTTAGCTTCTCAGGTGTTAGACCGTAAATTACGTGACATCTCCGGGACTGATGCCGGGGTAGTGGTAACCGGTTGTGGTTCCTGCCGTATTCAGTTAAATGACGGGCTGGCGCAGAGAGAAATGCCGCAGCGGGTACTGCACACTGTGGAAATGCTGGCTCATTCCATCACTGGCGCCCGGGAGGAGGGGAATTGTAATGGACGGCAATAA